The Molothrus ater isolate BHLD 08-10-18 breed brown headed cowbird chromosome 1, BPBGC_Mater_1.1, whole genome shotgun sequence genome includes a window with the following:
- the LOC118701881 gene encoding carbonic anhydrase 3-like isoform X2 gives MAQSVWGYDSDNGPERWHENYPLAKGDKQSPIEINSKDVQHDSSLASWHASYDPGAAKTILNNGRTCRVVFDDTFDRSVLRGGPLSGAYRLRQLHLHWGSCDQHGSEHVIDGVKYAAELHMVHWNPKHGNFAGALKQPDGVAVVGIFLKVSSKYSVFRILEEIENIKTKGKEAPFLHFDPSILFPKSRDYWTYHGSFTTPPCEECITWILLREPIEVSSDQMAKLRSLSKNPENEPMSPLVDNWRPPQPLKGRIVRASFK, from the exons ATGGCCCAGTCCGTGTGGGGCTACGACAGCGACAACG GACCCGAGCGCTGGCACGAAAACTACCCCCTGGCCAAGGGCGACAAGCAGTCGCCCATTGAGATCAACAGCAAGGACGTGCAGCACGACTCCTCTCTCGCCTCCTGGCACGCCAGCTATGACCCCGGGGCAGCGAAAACCATCCTGAACAACGGGCGCACCTGCCGCGTCGTCTTCGACGACACTTTTGATCGATCAG TGCTGAGGGGGGGCCCGCTGAGCGGCGCCTACCGCCTGCGCCAGCTGCACCTGCACTGGGGCTCCTGCGACCAGCACGGCTCCGAGCACGTCATCGACGGCGTCAAGTACGCGGCAGAG TTACATATGGTGCACTGGAACCCAAAACACGGTAATTTTGCTGGAGCTTTAAAACAACCTGATGGTGTAGCTGTTGTGGGAATTTTTCTGAAAGTAAGTAGTAAATATTCagtcttt AGAATTCTTGAAGAAATTGAAAACATTAAGACTAAG GGGAAGGAGGCTCCTTTTCTGCACTTTGATCCTTCAATTCTTTTCCCCAAATCTCGTGACTACTGGACCTACCATGGTTCATTCACCACACCCCCTTGTGAGGAGTGCATCACTTGGATTCTCCTGCGGGAGCCAATTGAAGTCAGCTCAGACCAG aTGGCAAAGCTCCGTAGCCTTTCCAAGAACCCTGAGAATGAACCCATGAGCCCTCTTGTTGACAACTGGCGCCCACCGCAGCCCCTGAAGGGCCGGATAGTGAGAGCCTCGTTCAAGTGA
- the LOC118701881 gene encoding carbonic anhydrase 3-like isoform X1: MAQSVWGYDSDNGPERWHENYPLAKGDKQSPIEINSKDVQHDSSLASWHASYDPGAAKTILNNGRTCRVVFDDTFDRSVLRGGPLSGAYRLRQLHLHWGSCDQHGSEHVIDGVKYAAELHMVHWNPKHGNFAGALKQPDGVAVVGIFLKVGQTPKPEMKRILEEIENIKTKGKEAPFLHFDPSILFPKSRDYWTYHGSFTTPPCEECITWILLREPIEVSSDQMAKLRSLSKNPENEPMSPLVDNWRPPQPLKGRIVRASFK; the protein is encoded by the exons ATGGCCCAGTCCGTGTGGGGCTACGACAGCGACAACG GACCCGAGCGCTGGCACGAAAACTACCCCCTGGCCAAGGGCGACAAGCAGTCGCCCATTGAGATCAACAGCAAGGACGTGCAGCACGACTCCTCTCTCGCCTCCTGGCACGCCAGCTATGACCCCGGGGCAGCGAAAACCATCCTGAACAACGGGCGCACCTGCCGCGTCGTCTTCGACGACACTTTTGATCGATCAG TGCTGAGGGGGGGCCCGCTGAGCGGCGCCTACCGCCTGCGCCAGCTGCACCTGCACTGGGGCTCCTGCGACCAGCACGGCTCCGAGCACGTCATCGACGGCGTCAAGTACGCGGCAGAG TTACATATGGTGCACTGGAACCCAAAACACGGTAATTTTGCTGGAGCTTTAAAACAACCTGATGGTGTAGCTGTTGTGGGAATTTTTCTGAAA GTTGGGCAAACTCCCAAACCAGAGATGAAGAGAATTCTTGAAGAAATTGAAAACATTAAGACTAAG GGGAAGGAGGCTCCTTTTCTGCACTTTGATCCTTCAATTCTTTTCCCCAAATCTCGTGACTACTGGACCTACCATGGTTCATTCACCACACCCCCTTGTGAGGAGTGCATCACTTGGATTCTCCTGCGGGAGCCAATTGAAGTCAGCTCAGACCAG aTGGCAAAGCTCCGTAGCCTTTCCAAGAACCCTGAGAATGAACCCATGAGCCCTCTTGTTGACAACTGGCGCCCACCGCAGCCCCTGAAGGGCCGGATAGTGAGAGCCTCGTTCAAGTGA